Proteins co-encoded in one Neoarius graeffei isolate fNeoGra1 chromosome 11, fNeoGra1.pri, whole genome shotgun sequence genomic window:
- the zbtb24 gene encoding zinc finger and BTB domain-containing protein 24 isoform X3 gives MSEQTLTPAPSLLTFHSKSHKDTILNKFDTLRKRQMLCDITLIVEDVHFKAHKTLLAASSEYFSLMFTAEDQACQTVYRLDGMAAKTFASVLEFIYSASVSVEETSTEQLLDMARLLEISELVKAYADFQISSTASAPIIGSKVRDGDTSTNENPSKRKRGRPRKNTNPSVPGLIFLPQESNEKENRLHDEPDKTTVDLSAASPESAEPTCNSNPFPTDSEDADYDPNEDRPRYGKRRIRQPVKLKSYRLGDEISEGRVLGKRGRKRKYPATEPRCDDCGKVFKNHLFLKIHQRTHTGEKPFRCYVCGNCFTQKHTLLVHQRMHTGEKPFVCNICSKALSTKHSLQEHMNLHAEKKSFSCDQCGKTYSQKRQLNSHYQIHSGKALPECAHCHHKFKDSAQLKKHLRIHTGEKPFTCEICGKCFTAKSTLQTHIRIHRGEKPYTCNICSKSFSDPSARRRHVASHTGKKPYMCSVCSLSFTRLDNLKAHTKTHNKERPDEEGTQLTTVEAMAGNEKMHSVLELQQYQLPTHTEQEIQLVVTSEEVDNINLVAGQKPGSISMITAENGPEELAAAGQTHSSLTLLTHPSTHIQNLALVTQDELDPGAQIQTISVVEGQVSSEQAEQMHVITLTKEAMEHFQVQHGVPQQLQISSRPFQQLQVIQQAVPQLSATQEPPREQHNQSHTGAIHISSQAGQPISISQTSEQIPSTQIQGQTFQIQAGTVSYLYTTGLAPQS, from the exons ATGTCTGAGCAAACACTAACTCCTGCTCCCAGCTTGCTGACCTTTCATTCCAAATCACATAAGGACACAATCCTTAATAAATTTGACACACTGAGGAAAAGACAAATGCTTTGTGATATAACCCTCATAGTAGAAGATGTGCATTTTAAGGCACATAAGACTCTGCTGGCTGCGAGCAGCGAATATTTCTCCTTAATGTTCACTGCTGAAGACCAGGCCTGTCAGACTGTATATAGACTGGACGGCATGGCTGCGAAGACCTTTGCATCTGTGCTCGAGTTCATCTACAGCGCTAGTGTGTCAGTGGAGGAGACCAGCACTGAGCAGCTGCTTGACATGGCCCGCTTGCTAGAAATAAGTGAGTTAGTCAAAGCCTATGCAGACTTTCAAATTAGCAGCACAGCCTCAGCACCAATAATCGGCTCAAAAGTACGTGATGGTGACACAAGCACAAATGAAAACCCTTCCAAACGCAAAAGGGGACGGCCAAGAAAAAACACTAACCCTTCAGTACCAGGCTTAATATTCCTGCCTCAGGAATCAAATGAAAAAGAGAACAGACTTCATGATGAACCTGATAAAACTACAGTGGATTTATCTGCGGCCTCCCCAGAGTCTGCAGAACCGACATGCAACTCTAATCCCTTTCCCACTGACTCAGAAGATGCTGATTACGACCCGAATGAGGACAGACCTCGGTATGGCAAGCGCCGAATAAGGCAGCCGGTGAAACTAAAAAGCTACCGGCTAGGAGATGAAATTAGTGAAGGAAGAGTGCTGGGAAAGAGGGGCAGAAAGAGGAAATACCCAGCCACAGAACCACGCTGTGATGACTGCGGCAAAGTTTTTAAAAACCATCtgtttttaaaaatacatcaGCGAACTCATAcag GAGAAAAACCCTTCCGGTGCTATGTTTGCGGGAACTGCTTTACACAGAAACACACCCTTTTAGTTCATCAGCGCATGCACACTGGAGAGAAGCCATTTGTGTGCAACATTTGCTCTAAAGCTCTCTCCACAAAGCACTCCCTACAGGAACATATGAACCTGCATGCAG AAAAGAAATCTTTTAGCTGTGACCAGTGTGGGAAAACATACAGCCAGAAGAGACAGTTAAATAGTCATTACCAGATTCATAGCGGAAAAGCATTACCTGAATGTGCACATTGTCACCACAAGTTTAAGGATTCAGCACAACTAAAGAAGCATCTGAGAATACACACAG GTGAGAAACCTTTTACATGTGAGATATGTGGAAAGTGTTTTACTGCCAAGAGCACCCTGCAGACACACATCCGAATCCACAG AGGAGAAAAACCATATACGTGCAACATCTGCAGCAAGTCCTTCTCTGATCCTAGTGCCAGAAGACGGCATGTTGCATCTCACACGGGGAAAAAGCCCTACATGTGCTCTGtatgtagtctttcttttacccgTCTGGATAATCTAAAGGCACATACTAAAACTCATAATAAAGAGCGTCCAGATGAGGAGGGCACGCAGCTGACCACAGTGGAGGCCATGGCAGGGAACGAGAAGATGCACAGTGTCCTGGAGCTGCAGCAGTACCAGCTTCCGACTCACACAGAGCAGGAGATCCAGCTAGTGGTTACCAGTGAAGAAGTGGACAATATTAACCTTGTGGCAGGCCAGAAGCCGGGTAGCATCAGCATGATTACTGCTGAGAATGGGCCAGAGGAACTGGCAGCAGCAGGCCAGACCCATTCCAGTCTCACTCTTCTCACTCATCCCTCTACGCATATCCAGAACCTGGCTCTGGTCACTCAGGACGAACTAGACCCCGGTGCACAAATCCAGACCATCAGTGTGGTTGAAGGACAGGTGAGCAGTGAGCAAGCTGAGCAGATGCATGTCATCACACTAACTAAAGAGGCAATGGAGCACTTTCAGGTTCAGCATGGAGTTCCCCAACAGCTGCAAATTAGCTCACGGCCCTTTCAGCAGCTGCAGGTGATCCAGCAGGCTGTACCTCAGCTTTCTGCTACACAGGAGCCTCCTAGAGAGCAGCACAACCAGAGTCACACAGGTGCTATCCATATCAGCAGCCAAGCTGGCCAGCCAATCTCCATCAGCCAGACAAGTGAGCAGATCCCCAGCACTCAGATCCAGGGACAGACCTTTCAAATCCAGGCAGGTACAGTCTCGTACCTCTATACCACAGGTCTCGCCCCACAGAGCTAA
- the zbtb24 gene encoding zinc finger and BTB domain-containing protein 24 isoform X1, translating to MQTPHRKALAGRWVRTQNLLNLLTLLLVATRSRMSEQTLTPAPSLLTFHSKSHKDTILNKFDTLRKRQMLCDITLIVEDVHFKAHKTLLAASSEYFSLMFTAEDQACQTVYRLDGMAAKTFASVLEFIYSASVSVEETSTEQLLDMARLLEISELVKAYADFQISSTASAPIIGSKVRDGDTSTNENPSKRKRGRPRKNTNPSVPGLIFLPQESNEKENRLHDEPDKTTVDLSAASPESAEPTCNSNPFPTDSEDADYDPNEDRPRYGKRRIRQPVKLKSYRLGDEISEGRVLGKRGRKRKYPATEPRCDDCGKVFKNHLFLKIHQRTHTGEKPFRCYVCGNCFTQKHTLLVHQRMHTGEKPFVCNICSKALSTKHSLQEHMNLHAEKKSFSCDQCGKTYSQKRQLNSHYQIHSGKALPECAHCHHKFKDSAQLKKHLRIHTGEKPFTCEICGKCFTAKSTLQTHIRIHRGEKPYTCNICSKSFSDPSARRRHVASHTGKKPYMCSVCSLSFTRLDNLKAHTKTHNKERPDEEGTQLTTVEAMAGNEKMHSVLELQQYQLPTHTEQEIQLVVTSEEVDNINLVAGQKPGSISMITAENGPEELAAAGQTHSSLTLLTHPSTHIQNLALVTQDELDPGAQIQTISVVEGQVSSEQAEQMHVITLTKEAMEHFQVQHGVPQQLQISSRPFQQLQVIQQAVPQLSATQEPPREQHNQSHTGAIHISSQAGQPISISQTSEQIPSTQIQGQTFQIQAGTVSYLYTTGLAPQS from the exons atgcaaactccacacagaaaggcccttgccggccgctgggttcgaacccagaaccttcttaatcTCCTTACTTTGCTTTTG GTTGCTACACGAAGCAGAATGTCTGAGCAAACACTAACTCCTGCTCCCAGCTTGCTGACCTTTCATTCCAAATCACATAAGGACACAATCCTTAATAAATTTGACACACTGAGGAAAAGACAAATGCTTTGTGATATAACCCTCATAGTAGAAGATGTGCATTTTAAGGCACATAAGACTCTGCTGGCTGCGAGCAGCGAATATTTCTCCTTAATGTTCACTGCTGAAGACCAGGCCTGTCAGACTGTATATAGACTGGACGGCATGGCTGCGAAGACCTTTGCATCTGTGCTCGAGTTCATCTACAGCGCTAGTGTGTCAGTGGAGGAGACCAGCACTGAGCAGCTGCTTGACATGGCCCGCTTGCTAGAAATAAGTGAGTTAGTCAAAGCCTATGCAGACTTTCAAATTAGCAGCACAGCCTCAGCACCAATAATCGGCTCAAAAGTACGTGATGGTGACACAAGCACAAATGAAAACCCTTCCAAACGCAAAAGGGGACGGCCAAGAAAAAACACTAACCCTTCAGTACCAGGCTTAATATTCCTGCCTCAGGAATCAAATGAAAAAGAGAACAGACTTCATGATGAACCTGATAAAACTACAGTGGATTTATCTGCGGCCTCCCCAGAGTCTGCAGAACCGACATGCAACTCTAATCCCTTTCCCACTGACTCAGAAGATGCTGATTACGACCCGAATGAGGACAGACCTCGGTATGGCAAGCGCCGAATAAGGCAGCCGGTGAAACTAAAAAGCTACCGGCTAGGAGATGAAATTAGTGAAGGAAGAGTGCTGGGAAAGAGGGGCAGAAAGAGGAAATACCCAGCCACAGAACCACGCTGTGATGACTGCGGCAAAGTTTTTAAAAACCATCtgtttttaaaaatacatcaGCGAACTCATAcag GAGAAAAACCCTTCCGGTGCTATGTTTGCGGGAACTGCTTTACACAGAAACACACCCTTTTAGTTCATCAGCGCATGCACACTGGAGAGAAGCCATTTGTGTGCAACATTTGCTCTAAAGCTCTCTCCACAAAGCACTCCCTACAGGAACATATGAACCTGCATGCAG AAAAGAAATCTTTTAGCTGTGACCAGTGTGGGAAAACATACAGCCAGAAGAGACAGTTAAATAGTCATTACCAGATTCATAGCGGAAAAGCATTACCTGAATGTGCACATTGTCACCACAAGTTTAAGGATTCAGCACAACTAAAGAAGCATCTGAGAATACACACAG GTGAGAAACCTTTTACATGTGAGATATGTGGAAAGTGTTTTACTGCCAAGAGCACCCTGCAGACACACATCCGAATCCACAG AGGAGAAAAACCATATACGTGCAACATCTGCAGCAAGTCCTTCTCTGATCCTAGTGCCAGAAGACGGCATGTTGCATCTCACACGGGGAAAAAGCCCTACATGTGCTCTGtatgtagtctttcttttacccgTCTGGATAATCTAAAGGCACATACTAAAACTCATAATAAAGAGCGTCCAGATGAGGAGGGCACGCAGCTGACCACAGTGGAGGCCATGGCAGGGAACGAGAAGATGCACAGTGTCCTGGAGCTGCAGCAGTACCAGCTTCCGACTCACACAGAGCAGGAGATCCAGCTAGTGGTTACCAGTGAAGAAGTGGACAATATTAACCTTGTGGCAGGCCAGAAGCCGGGTAGCATCAGCATGATTACTGCTGAGAATGGGCCAGAGGAACTGGCAGCAGCAGGCCAGACCCATTCCAGTCTCACTCTTCTCACTCATCCCTCTACGCATATCCAGAACCTGGCTCTGGTCACTCAGGACGAACTAGACCCCGGTGCACAAATCCAGACCATCAGTGTGGTTGAAGGACAGGTGAGCAGTGAGCAAGCTGAGCAGATGCATGTCATCACACTAACTAAAGAGGCAATGGAGCACTTTCAGGTTCAGCATGGAGTTCCCCAACAGCTGCAAATTAGCTCACGGCCCTTTCAGCAGCTGCAGGTGATCCAGCAGGCTGTACCTCAGCTTTCTGCTACACAGGAGCCTCCTAGAGAGCAGCACAACCAGAGTCACACAGGTGCTATCCATATCAGCAGCCAAGCTGGCCAGCCAATCTCCATCAGCCAGACAAGTGAGCAGATCCCCAGCACTCAGATCCAGGGACAGACCTTTCAAATCCAGGCAGGTACAGTCTCGTACCTCTATACCACAGGTCTCGCCCCACAGAGCTAA
- the zbtb24 gene encoding zinc finger and BTB domain-containing protein 24 isoform X2, producing the protein MVATRSRMSEQTLTPAPSLLTFHSKSHKDTILNKFDTLRKRQMLCDITLIVEDVHFKAHKTLLAASSEYFSLMFTAEDQACQTVYRLDGMAAKTFASVLEFIYSASVSVEETSTEQLLDMARLLEISELVKAYADFQISSTASAPIIGSKVRDGDTSTNENPSKRKRGRPRKNTNPSVPGLIFLPQESNEKENRLHDEPDKTTVDLSAASPESAEPTCNSNPFPTDSEDADYDPNEDRPRYGKRRIRQPVKLKSYRLGDEISEGRVLGKRGRKRKYPATEPRCDDCGKVFKNHLFLKIHQRTHTGEKPFRCYVCGNCFTQKHTLLVHQRMHTGEKPFVCNICSKALSTKHSLQEHMNLHAEKKSFSCDQCGKTYSQKRQLNSHYQIHSGKALPECAHCHHKFKDSAQLKKHLRIHTGEKPFTCEICGKCFTAKSTLQTHIRIHRGEKPYTCNICSKSFSDPSARRRHVASHTGKKPYMCSVCSLSFTRLDNLKAHTKTHNKERPDEEGTQLTTVEAMAGNEKMHSVLELQQYQLPTHTEQEIQLVVTSEEVDNINLVAGQKPGSISMITAENGPEELAAAGQTHSSLTLLTHPSTHIQNLALVTQDELDPGAQIQTISVVEGQVSSEQAEQMHVITLTKEAMEHFQVQHGVPQQLQISSRPFQQLQVIQQAVPQLSATQEPPREQHNQSHTGAIHISSQAGQPISISQTSEQIPSTQIQGQTFQIQAGTVSYLYTTGLAPQS; encoded by the exons ATG GTTGCTACACGAAGCAGAATGTCTGAGCAAACACTAACTCCTGCTCCCAGCTTGCTGACCTTTCATTCCAAATCACATAAGGACACAATCCTTAATAAATTTGACACACTGAGGAAAAGACAAATGCTTTGTGATATAACCCTCATAGTAGAAGATGTGCATTTTAAGGCACATAAGACTCTGCTGGCTGCGAGCAGCGAATATTTCTCCTTAATGTTCACTGCTGAAGACCAGGCCTGTCAGACTGTATATAGACTGGACGGCATGGCTGCGAAGACCTTTGCATCTGTGCTCGAGTTCATCTACAGCGCTAGTGTGTCAGTGGAGGAGACCAGCACTGAGCAGCTGCTTGACATGGCCCGCTTGCTAGAAATAAGTGAGTTAGTCAAAGCCTATGCAGACTTTCAAATTAGCAGCACAGCCTCAGCACCAATAATCGGCTCAAAAGTACGTGATGGTGACACAAGCACAAATGAAAACCCTTCCAAACGCAAAAGGGGACGGCCAAGAAAAAACACTAACCCTTCAGTACCAGGCTTAATATTCCTGCCTCAGGAATCAAATGAAAAAGAGAACAGACTTCATGATGAACCTGATAAAACTACAGTGGATTTATCTGCGGCCTCCCCAGAGTCTGCAGAACCGACATGCAACTCTAATCCCTTTCCCACTGACTCAGAAGATGCTGATTACGACCCGAATGAGGACAGACCTCGGTATGGCAAGCGCCGAATAAGGCAGCCGGTGAAACTAAAAAGCTACCGGCTAGGAGATGAAATTAGTGAAGGAAGAGTGCTGGGAAAGAGGGGCAGAAAGAGGAAATACCCAGCCACAGAACCACGCTGTGATGACTGCGGCAAAGTTTTTAAAAACCATCtgtttttaaaaatacatcaGCGAACTCATAcag GAGAAAAACCCTTCCGGTGCTATGTTTGCGGGAACTGCTTTACACAGAAACACACCCTTTTAGTTCATCAGCGCATGCACACTGGAGAGAAGCCATTTGTGTGCAACATTTGCTCTAAAGCTCTCTCCACAAAGCACTCCCTACAGGAACATATGAACCTGCATGCAG AAAAGAAATCTTTTAGCTGTGACCAGTGTGGGAAAACATACAGCCAGAAGAGACAGTTAAATAGTCATTACCAGATTCATAGCGGAAAAGCATTACCTGAATGTGCACATTGTCACCACAAGTTTAAGGATTCAGCACAACTAAAGAAGCATCTGAGAATACACACAG GTGAGAAACCTTTTACATGTGAGATATGTGGAAAGTGTTTTACTGCCAAGAGCACCCTGCAGACACACATCCGAATCCACAG AGGAGAAAAACCATATACGTGCAACATCTGCAGCAAGTCCTTCTCTGATCCTAGTGCCAGAAGACGGCATGTTGCATCTCACACGGGGAAAAAGCCCTACATGTGCTCTGtatgtagtctttcttttacccgTCTGGATAATCTAAAGGCACATACTAAAACTCATAATAAAGAGCGTCCAGATGAGGAGGGCACGCAGCTGACCACAGTGGAGGCCATGGCAGGGAACGAGAAGATGCACAGTGTCCTGGAGCTGCAGCAGTACCAGCTTCCGACTCACACAGAGCAGGAGATCCAGCTAGTGGTTACCAGTGAAGAAGTGGACAATATTAACCTTGTGGCAGGCCAGAAGCCGGGTAGCATCAGCATGATTACTGCTGAGAATGGGCCAGAGGAACTGGCAGCAGCAGGCCAGACCCATTCCAGTCTCACTCTTCTCACTCATCCCTCTACGCATATCCAGAACCTGGCTCTGGTCACTCAGGACGAACTAGACCCCGGTGCACAAATCCAGACCATCAGTGTGGTTGAAGGACAGGTGAGCAGTGAGCAAGCTGAGCAGATGCATGTCATCACACTAACTAAAGAGGCAATGGAGCACTTTCAGGTTCAGCATGGAGTTCCCCAACAGCTGCAAATTAGCTCACGGCCCTTTCAGCAGCTGCAGGTGATCCAGCAGGCTGTACCTCAGCTTTCTGCTACACAGGAGCCTCCTAGAGAGCAGCACAACCAGAGTCACACAGGTGCTATCCATATCAGCAGCCAAGCTGGCCAGCCAATCTCCATCAGCCAGACAAGTGAGCAGATCCCCAGCACTCAGATCCAGGGACAGACCTTTCAAATCCAGGCAGGTACAGTCTCGTACCTCTATACCACAGGTCTCGCCCCACAGAGCTAA